GGGCCAAGCGCTGGAACTGAACCAGCGCAGCCGCCCCTACATTCTGCAACCCGGTAGCAACACCCTCTGGTTCAGCGCCAGCGTGGAATCCACCCAGCGAGCAGTGATGGCTGCCGGGTTCGCCGCCGTGGCGCACATTCAGGTGATTTACCTGTGAGGCTCGAGAACGCGATGAAAATGCAACTGACCAAACTTTGCCTGCCGCTGGCGATCGCGCTGGCGGCTCCCGCCGCCTGGGCCAACGGCTACGTCACGCCGGACGGCGGGGCGAAACCGTTCTATATCGATCTGAATCAAAGCAACATCACCAACCAGGTAGGGTTCACCAAAGTGTTCCCCTATTCATTAGGCGGCACCTATACCGGCAAGGCTTACTGCAACACGCCGATCCCCAAAAGCCCGCACTTTTACAAGTCGGATTCGGCGCTCCCCCCATCCAGTTACGGCAACGGCTTCTTGCAGCTGAACGACTTCCTGGATTTAAAAGCCGAGGTGTGGATCGCCGGCTATAAGAAGGCCTATGTCACCGTGCCTTTTTACAACGAATCCAACGAGTACCCCAATCACAGCTGTACGCCGCCCTATGTGCAGGTCAACAACTATGAAAGCGGCTCCAAAGGCCGCATCACCTTCCGGGTGCGCAAAAAAATCATCAACGGCGTCGAGATTAACGATCGGCAGATCATCGAGATGTTCGGCCGCCTGGGCTCGACCGACGGCGGTTTCGGGCCCAACCCGATGGCGCAGGTGTTTATCCAATCCGCGATCCTCTACGTACCGGATAAGTGTGTGGTGAACGAAGGCCAGCTGATCAACGTGGAGTTCGGCGAGATCGGCGGCAGCGATCTTAACGGTTCGAACTACCCGCAAAGCATTCCGGTGCGCTTCCAATGCGAAGGCGGCAGCTTTGAGGACGGCACGCTGAACATCAAACTGGCGGTCTCAGGCTCGGCGGCCTCTTTCAATAACGAGGTATTCAAAACCGACAAGAACGATCTCGGCATCCGGCTGACGCACAACGGCCAACCGGTCATCCCGAATGAATTTTATCCGGTGCCGAACATTGGCAACGGCGGTTCCTGGAACCTGGTGGCGGCACCGTTC
The sequence above is drawn from the Serratia sp. FDAARGOS_506 genome and encodes:
- a CDS encoding fimbrial protein — encoded protein: MKMQLTKLCLPLAIALAAPAAWANGYVTPDGGAKPFYIDLNQSNITNQVGFTKVFPYSLGGTYTGKAYCNTPIPKSPHFYKSDSALPPSSYGNGFLQLNDFLDLKAEVWIAGYKKAYVTVPFYNESNEYPNHSCTPPYVQVNNYESGSKGRITFRVRKKIINGVEINDRQIIEMFGRLGSTDGGFGPNPMAQVFIQSAILYVPDKCVVNEGQLINVEFGEIGGSDLNGSNYPQSIPVRFQCEGGSFEDGTLNIKLAVSGSAASFNNEVFKTDKNDLGIRLTHNGQPVIPNEFYPVPNIGNGGSWNLVAAPFANGGAEIGEGEFNASATIVAAFQ